One genomic window of Silene latifolia mitochondrion, complete genome includes the following:
- the atp8 gene encoding ATPase subunit 8, which translates to MPQLDKFTYFTQFFWLCLFFFTFYILICNDRDGVLGISRILKLRNQLLSHRGNDIQSKDPNSLEDILRKGFNTGVSYMYSSLFEVSQWCKAVDLFGKRKKITLISCFGEIIGSGGIEGNIFYLILESSYSTSFWEFLSRTGWGITGKNDITLIHALNGQESGNIKKFI; encoded by the coding sequence ATGCCTCAACTGGATAAATTTACTTATTTCACACAATTCTTCTGGTCATGCCTTTTTTTCTTTACTTTCTATATTCTAATATGCAATGATAGAGATGGAGTACTTGGGATCAGCAGAATTCTAAAACTACGAAATCAACTGCTTTCACACCGGGGGAACGACATCCAAAGCAAGGACCCCAACAGTTTGGAAGATATCTTGAGAAAAGGTTTTAACACAGGTGTATCCTATATGTACTCTAGTTTATTCGAAGTATCCCAATGGTGTAAGGCCGTCGACTTATTTGGAAAAAGGAAGAAAATAACTTTGATCTCTTGTTTCGGAGAAATAATTGGCTCAGGAGGAATAGAAGGAAACATATTCTATTTGATCTTGGAGTCTTCATATAGCACTTCGTTCTGGGAATTCCTTTCAAGGACGGGATGGGGGATCACTGGTAAGAATGACATAACGCTAATCCATGCTCTAAACGGCCAAGAAAGCGGAAACATAAAAAAATTTATATAA
- the nad9 gene encoding NADH dehydrogenase subunit 9, with the protein MDNQFILKYSWETLPKKWVKKIEKSEHGNRFDTNTDYLFQLLCFLKLHTYTRFQVLIDICGVDYPSRKLRFEVVYNLLSTRYNSRIRVQTSADEVTRISSVVSLFPSAGWWEREVWDMFGVSFINHPDLRRILTDYGFEGHPLRKDFPLSGYVEVRYDDPEKRVVSEPIEMTQEFRYFDFASPWEQRNGNDG; encoded by the coding sequence ATGGATAACCAATTCATTTTAAAATATAGTTGGGAGACTTTGCCCAAGAAATGGGTAAAAAAAATAGAAAAATCAGAACATGGGAATAGATCTGATACCAATACGGACTACCCATTTCAATTATTGTGCTTTCTCAAATTGCATACCTATACAAGGTTTCAAGTTTTGATCGATATTTGCGGAGTTGATTATCCTTCTCGAAAACTAAGATTTGAAGTGGTCTATAATTTACTGAGTACTCGGTATAATTCGCGCATTCGCGTACAAACCAGTGCAGACGAAGTAACACGAATATCTCCGGTAGTCAGTCTATTTCCATCAGCCGGCCGGTGGGAGCGAGAAGTTTGGGATATGTTTGGTGTTTCTTCCATCAATCATCCGGATCTACGCCGTATATTAACAGATTATGGTTTCGAGGGTCATCCATTACGAAAAGACTTTCCTCTGAGTGGATATGTAGAAGTACGCTATGATGATCCAGAGAAACGTGTGGTTTCTGAGCCCATTGAGATGACCCAAGAATTTCGCTATTTCGATTTTGCTAGTCCTTGGGAACAACGTAACGGTAACGACGGATAA